The stretch of DNA GCGCTGGCCGACCCCCTGCCTGCCGCTGCCCTCCACTTTGCCGAGCGTGCTCTGGCGATGACCGATCATCCTTACGCGGCGGCTCAGGCGCATGCTATCCGCGCCGAAGCGCACTTGCGGGCCCATCAGATTGGCCTGGCGTTGGCCGACATCAACCGCGCCCACGCCCTGCTGCGCCGGGTGTCGTTGGGTGTGGGCGGCTCCGGCCCTCTCCCTGATACACATGCCGCCGATCCGGGGTTGGCCGCACAACTGCTGGCACTAGAGGTACGGGCAACCATCGAGGAGGGTGCGGGTACGTTGCTGTGGCTGCGAACGGCCCTGCAAGACCCGGCCCTCCATCCCTTCCGGGCGGGCGTATGGCGCGAGGCGGGCCGGGCCCTGGAAACCCATCATTCTGCCGCAGAAGACGTGTTGCAGAGGGTCTATCCAGCGCCCAGTCTGGCCCGCGTAGACGCCTTGCGCGTCCGTGACCGCCTGTGGGTCTTGGAATCTGAGACGGGGCGTCAAGATTAAGAATTCAGGGGGCGGGGTTATCGGGTATGCTAGGGGCGTGAGCATCACCGATTCGCAGGCCGGAGGCCGCGCCGCCATCCGACTGCTGCAAGGCTACGTGTGGCATCCTCAGAGCGCCGACGTAGACCTAGAGCACTACCTTCCCCGCGAGCTAGATCTGCCCAAGTCTCCGGGCGCAGCCGACGAGGACGACGCCCATGTGCTGTGGGACATGGTGTCGCCTCCCTTCGCCTTTTTTGAAAACGGCGAACCGACGGCGGCCCAGACTTTTTATCAATTTACGGTGCTGCGTGTGTACGATGACCGCCCCAGCAACGAAGCCCTGCACGGCGACGCCGAAGCCGCCAGCCAGGCGCTGAATCCGCTGCTGGACGGCACGCCGGACGGAGTAGGTTGGCAACTCTGGGAAGATCTGCGGGAGCTATGACGTGAGGGGTTGCCTATGATTGCTTGGCTTGACCTCTTGGCCGAAGGCGACCAGCATCCCCGCCGGTTCGATAGCCCCAATACATTATTGGTCTACTTGACCCGTGTGGAGCGCCTGAGTCCGGAAGCCGCCCAGCACTTGATCGAATTGGGCGAAGTCGGCCCACCGCTGGCCCGCCGCGAATATCAGGTGCGGGCCATGCCGCTGCCGTCGTCTGTTCCCTCGTGACCGAACCCAAATCGGCAGTTCTGGCGACCCACACGGAAGGTTCCGTTGTCGCCATTCCGGTGTACGCGGGCGTCAGCGAATTGGAACTGGGGATTATGGTGGCCGTGTGCCGCCTGTGCGGGGGCGAAGGCGCGACCCGCACGCTGCACCGCTCCCGCGTCAGCATTCTCACGGCGGGGGGCTTGGTCAGCACGCCGCACGTCATGTACGCCGCCCTACCCGAACCCGCCGCCCTGCTTCTTCCCGGTGGCCCCGGAGCCGCCAAAGCCGCCCGCGATCCGTTGCTGCGGGGCTTTCTGGCAGCCCACGCCGGATTGCCCACCGGAATCAGCGGCAGTGGCGTGTTGCTGGCGGGCGAGGCTGGAATGCTGGAGGGCCGCATTCTGGGTGGCCCCGCCGACCTGACCGACCTCCTGTGGGGCTTTTCTCCTGCCGACGTGCGTCCCGGTCAGGTCTTGACCGACGCCCACCTGACCACCACTCCGGGCGGATTTCCGGCCATGTATGCAGCGTTGGCGGTGGCCGGGGCGGTGTGGGGCGAGGCAGCAGCGCGGGAAGCAGCGGAGCGGTTGGGCTGGGACGGTCTGAGCGTCTAAGCGTCAAGGGTCTAAAGTGCCGGGGCGGTGAGATTTTGGGCGGGGTAGACTGAGAGGAATGACCGATAGACCGGTTCTAGCCGAGCCTTCCCCTGCTGTCAGTGCTGCTCCTGATACCACTCCACAACCCTGGCAAGTGACTGGCTCTACCATTTCGTACCAAGACCGTTTTCTGAAGGTTCGCACCGACCAATGCCTGACGCCCGCCGGAGTCGTTGTGCCCACCTATCACGTCATAGAAGCTTTGGATTGGGTGAACGTGCTGGCGCTGACACCGCAGTTTGAAGTCGTGCTGGCCGAGGAATACCGGCATGGCGTGGGTTTGGTGCTGGCTGGAATCCCCGGCGGCAGCAGCGAGAGCGGGGAAGACACCGACCCTGCCCAGGCGGCCCGCCGGGAATTCCTGGAAGAGACGGGGTACGGCTGTTCGCGTCTGATTCAAGTGTCGTCTAGCTTCATCAGCACGGGCACCATGTCCAGCCGCACGCATTCATTTTTGGGTCTGGATGCCCAATGTATAGGCCCACAGCATCTCGACCCAAATGAACAAGTCCGGGTCAGACGGGTGCCCTTTTTGGAGTGGTTCCGGGCGGCCCGAGCAGACGCGCAGCATACCCAGTCCACGCAGCAAGTCACGCATTTGCAGGCCATGTGGGGCACAGTTTCGGTGATTCTCAGTGGGCAGGAGCCGTCTTTAGATCCTTTGCGCGGGCCGCTGATTGAGCTTTTGTCTTCACCTTGATGCTGAGCCTAGTCCCGACTCAGTTTCCCATTTGACCCGCCGACCCCGCGCTAGCCTGAGGGCATGTCCGATTCTGTTCTCCCCATCCCTATCGACCGTCCCCGGCGGTTGCGGCGTTCTCCGGCCTTGCGGGCGCTGACCCGTGAAGTCACGCTGGCCCCGGCGCACCTGATCCACCCCATGTTCGTACACGAAGAAGCCTCCGACACGCCGATTGCCACCATGCCCGGTGTAAGCCGCCACAGCCTGAGCAGCGCCGTAGCCCAGGCGGGAGAGGCGTTGGCGCTCGGCATCCGTTCGGTCATCCTGTTCGGCATTCCGGGCCACAAAGACGCGCTGGGCACGGGGGCTTACGCCGATGAGGGCATCATTCAGCGGGCGGCGCGGGCGATTAAAGCGGCCCATCCTGACCTGACCGTCATTGCCGACACCTGCCTGTGCGAGTACACCGATCACGGGCATTGCGGCCCGCTGTGCGAAATCCGGCCCGACGAATGGACGGTGGACAACGATCCCTCGCTGGAATTGTTGGCAAAAACGGCGGTGTCTCAGGCGCGGGCGGGGGCCGATATCGTGGCTCCCAGCGCCATGATGGACGGTCAGGTGGCGGCGATCCGGGCAGCGTTGGACGCGGCGGGCTTCTCTCATGTTCCGGTCATGAGTTACGCCGTGAAGTACGCCAGCGCCTACTACGGCCCCTTCCGCGACGCGGCGGGCAGCACGCCCAGCGTGGGCGACCGGGCCTCCTACCAGATGGATCCGGCGGGCGGTTACCGCGAGGCCCTGCGTGAAGCGAAATTAGACGTGGCTCAGGGTGCCGATTACCTGATGGTCAAGCCCGCGCTGGCGTATCTCGACGTCATCAAGCTCCTGCGGGACAATTTTGATCTCCCGTTGGTCACCTACAATGTCAGCGGCGAATACGCGTTGATCAAGGCCGCCGCCCAGCTTGGTTTTATGGATGAGCGCCGCACCGTGCTGGAAACTCTGACCGGAATGCGCCGCGCCGGGGCCGACGCCATCATCACCTATCACGCGCTGGACGCCGCCCGCTGGCTGGGAGAATATCTATGACTCAGGCCACCAAAGAGCAGAACAGCATCAACGACCCCATACGCGTGGACTGGATTCCCACCGGAATCTGGCCGGGACGCCTCGGCCTGACCTTTGCGCCCGGCAAAAAGGGCGGCAGCATCTACCAGAATGGCGTGACCCATGCCCGCGACGTAGCCGAAGATATGCACACGCTGGCCCGTGACGGCGTGCAGGTGTTGGCCCCGCTGATCGAAGATGTTGAGTTTGACATGTTGGGCATGGACGGCTACCACGCCGAAGCCGAAGCCCGCAGCATTCTGATCGCCGCCTGCCCGATCGTGGATCAGCAGGCCCCCACTGACCGCGCCGCTTTTGCCGCCTACATCGACGAACTGATGACCTATCTGCTGGATGGCCGCAGTGTGGTCGTGCATTGCCGGGGCGGATTGGGCCGGGCTGGACTGGTAGCCGCCTGCCTGTTGGTGCAGGGCGGAATGCCGCCGAGGGAGGCCATCGCGCTGGTACGGGCGACCCGGAGCCGGAATGCGGTAGAGACGGCGGTGCAGGAACGGTTCGTAGAAGAATTTGGGCGGTGAAGGGCTGACACGCGGTGAGTAGTCAGTGGGGAAGGCGAGCAGGGTGGCAAATCTCTAGGGTTTCCTCATAGATCACCCGAAAACTCCACAACCACCCCCCACCTCCGCTGTTCCTACATCCCACTCCCTACAACCTATTCCCGTCACGGAATCTCCACTTCCCCCCGCCACCCCGCAGGCCGCTCCAGCAGCAGCTTTAGCGGGGTTTCGCCGTGCTTCAGGAGGTAGGTCAGAAAGTTCATCTCGCGTTCCTGTGGCGTGCCATTGGGCAATAGATGGTCTTTTAAGCGGGTGAGCTGGCCGCTGCGGTCATTTTCTTGCCTTGCCAGAGCGCGGGTCGCCAGCGTTTGCAGGTGGGCGATCCGGGCGGTGGTGCGCGTGCGCGTGCGTTCGGCGGCTCCCTCCAGCGTGGGATCGAGGGCCGCAATTTCGGCAGCCAGGGCGTGCAAGTCGGCATCGAGGGCGCTGAGGCGTTCGGCGGTCACGGCTCCGGCCTGGCGTTCCTGCGCCAACGAGCGGCCCAACACACCTTCTGGGTCAGCCTGCACCTGTGCGGCACTGGCATTCAGACGGCGCAGCAGCCGCGCCACATTGGGTTCCAGCCACGTCACGCTCAGGCGGGGCCACAGCAGCGGTTGCTGAAGCCCGTGCAGCGGATAGATCTCTTTCAGTTGTGCCCCATACGCGATTTCGCCGGGGCCGACCACGAAGGCCGCAGTGGGCAGGAGCGCGTCCTGTACGGTGGGCCTCAGCCCTGCGGCGGGGGTCAGGCGCGAGGGGTCGGCGTCCAGCACGGCCAGCAAGTCGGCTTTGGTGTAGCTGCGGGTATCGGTAGAGAAGGTTTTGCCTTCTAGCTTCAGCAGTCGGCGTTGGCCGTCGTCTTCCTCTAGGAACAGGTTGGTGGCCCCCGCCGGGCGGCGCAGTTGCGGCACGAAGCCCCGGCGTTCCAGCGCGGCGGCGGCAGCCTCTATCCGGGCCGAACCTTCCAGCGGGCGCTCCAGTTCACGGGCCAGCGTGGGGGCCATCAGGCGGGCCAGCGCGGGGTGCAGAGGGTCAAGTACCAGCAGGCCAGCCGGGGCCAACAGGCCGTGAATCAGGCGGGCAAATACGTCGGCGTAACTGCCGCCAGCCGCCAATGCCCGTTCGATCCTTCCCTGCACAGCAGCCCTGTATTCCGGCGGCGCGTCGAAAGCGTCCAGCAGGGCCATGACCTGTACTGTCCATTCGGCCCGCCACGGAATACGGCCCACGGGCACGCCTTCCGGCACATCCAGTGTCAGGTGGTGCAGGCGCTCGGAATGATCCAGCAGCGTCGTAGAGGCCACTTCTGCCGCGTCGTGATCCTGGCTGGCAATCCAATACACGGCCACCACAGGCACGGTTTCGGTATGTAGTTGGCGGGCCAAGAGTGCCGCGTCTGCGCCCTTATGCACGCTGTAGGCTGGCCCGGTCAGCAGTCCGGCTTGCTGTCCGGTTACGACCACGCGGGAAGCGGGGTGCGCCAGGTGCGTCAGGGCCGCCTCTGCATGGGCGTCCAGCGTGCCCAAATCTTGGTGATAGGCCCGCAGCGCCGCCGCCAGTGCCGCACGGTCTAGCTCGGGCCGCGTCTGTGCCAGTGCCGCCGCCGTATCGCCCGCCCGCAGCCGGATAAATTCTGCCAATTCGCCTGCCCGGTAAGCTGTTGCCAAGTCTGCCGCCATCCGCTCCGCCTCTTCCTTTTCACCGTTCGGGCCAAGATGATGCCTGCCAGACGGAAGAATCTTGAATTTAGACCCGGCACCGCAAGGAGCGGCACAAGGTCAACCCATGCACGTTAAAGCACCGCAAAACTTAAAGCAACAAACGGCAGGAGAGTGATCTGTGTTGGGTCAAGGGTGCGGGGGAGGGGCGTCGACGTGAGGGAGCAGAATCTACCCACTCAGCGAGGATAGAACCTGTTCAAGAGTATGAATTCTTTGCTTTGAAATCCCTTGACCCGGCCTAACGCAACGGCTCTCGCGTGGCCTGCTGCAAGCCAGTGCGGTCAGTCAGGATAATTCGGCGGTAGCCCAAATCCAGCAGCCCACGGGTGCGGAAGTCGCCCAGCAACTTGGTAATCGTTTCACGGGTGCTGCCGACCACATGGGCCAGATCTTGATGAGACACGCGCTCGCGCAGAGCCAGCGTACCGCCTTCGGGCCAGGGGCCTTCGCGCTCGGCGAGATTCAGCAGGGCCAACGCCAACCGCTGCGACACTTCCAGAAACACCAATCCGGCCAGCCGTTCCTGCACGCCCCGTGTCTGGCGCGTGACCTGTTCGGTAAGGGCCACGCCCACGGGCGGGTAGGTACGGGTCAGGCGAGATAAGGTTTCCTGGCCGATCATTAGGGTTTCGGTGTCGTCCATCGCCTCGGCATATACGCCGTAGCGTTCGTTGTGCAGCAGAGTAGAGGCTCCGAGCAATGCGCCCGCGCCGTGGACGTCCAGCGTGACCTCGCGTGCGCCGGAACCAAGGCGGTACAACCTGACCGTGCCGCGCGTCAGCAGGTGCAGCGTTTCGGCGGGGTCTTCGGGATGAAACAGCAAACCGCCCCGCGCCCAGCGCCCTACCCGTCCTGCTGCCACCATCTGCGCCTGAGCGTCTGCGGGCAAAACTCCAAAAACACCGGGCAACATGCCCCGCAGTATGACGCAAGCGGGGCCGGAAGTTGCCGGGGGTATCTGGGGGGCCGCC from Deinococcus sp. QL22 encodes:
- a CDS encoding DUF3208 domain-containing protein, translating into MSITDSQAGGRAAIRLLQGYVWHPQSADVDLEHYLPRELDLPKSPGAADEDDAHVLWDMVSPPFAFFENGEPTAAQTFYQFTVLRVYDDRPSNEALHGDAEAASQALNPLLDGTPDGVGWQLWEDLREL
- a CDS encoding transcriptional regulator yields the protein MTEPKSAVLATHTEGSVVAIPVYAGVSELELGIMVAVCRLCGGEGATRTLHRSRVSILTAGGLVSTPHVMYAALPEPAALLLPGGPGAAKAARDPLLRGFLAAHAGLPTGISGSGVLLAGEAGMLEGRILGGPADLTDLLWGFSPADVRPGQVLTDAHLTTTPGGFPAMYAALAVAGAVWGEAAAREAAERLGWDGLSV
- a CDS encoding NUDIX hydrolase, producing the protein MTDRPVLAEPSPAVSAAPDTTPQPWQVTGSTISYQDRFLKVRTDQCLTPAGVVVPTYHVIEALDWVNVLALTPQFEVVLAEEYRHGVGLVLAGIPGGSSESGEDTDPAQAARREFLEETGYGCSRLIQVSSSFISTGTMSSRTHSFLGLDAQCIGPQHLDPNEQVRVRRVPFLEWFRAARADAQHTQSTQQVTHLQAMWGTVSVILSGQEPSLDPLRGPLIELLSSP
- the hemB gene encoding porphobilinogen synthase; this translates as MSDSVLPIPIDRPRRLRRSPALRALTREVTLAPAHLIHPMFVHEEASDTPIATMPGVSRHSLSSAVAQAGEALALGIRSVILFGIPGHKDALGTGAYADEGIIQRAARAIKAAHPDLTVIADTCLCEYTDHGHCGPLCEIRPDEWTVDNDPSLELLAKTAVSQARAGADIVAPSAMMDGQVAAIRAALDAAGFSHVPVMSYAVKYASAYYGPFRDAAGSTPSVGDRASYQMDPAGGYREALREAKLDVAQGADYLMVKPALAYLDVIKLLRDNFDLPLVTYNVSGEYALIKAAAQLGFMDERRTVLETLTGMRRAGADAIITYHALDAARWLGEYL
- a CDS encoding cyclin-dependent kinase inhibitor 3 family protein, with amino-acid sequence MTQATKEQNSINDPIRVDWIPTGIWPGRLGLTFAPGKKGGSIYQNGVTHARDVAEDMHTLARDGVQVLAPLIEDVEFDMLGMDGYHAEAEARSILIAACPIVDQQAPTDRAAFAAYIDELMTYLLDGRSVVVHCRGGLGRAGLVAACLLVQGGMPPREAIALVRATRSRNAVETAVQERFVEEFGR
- the bshC gene encoding bacillithiol biosynthesis cysteine-adding enzyme BshC — encoded protein: MAADLATAYRAGELAEFIRLRAGDTAAALAQTRPELDRAALAAALRAYHQDLGTLDAHAEAALTHLAHPASRVVVTGQQAGLLTGPAYSVHKGADAALLARQLHTETVPVVAVYWIASQDHDAAEVASTTLLDHSERLHHLTLDVPEGVPVGRIPWRAEWTVQVMALLDAFDAPPEYRAAVQGRIERALAAGGSYADVFARLIHGLLAPAGLLVLDPLHPALARLMAPTLARELERPLEGSARIEAAAAALERRGFVPQLRRPAGATNLFLEEDDGQRRLLKLEGKTFSTDTRSYTKADLLAVLDADPSRLTPAAGLRPTVQDALLPTAAFVVGPGEIAYGAQLKEIYPLHGLQQPLLWPRLSVTWLEPNVARLLRRLNASAAQVQADPEGVLGRSLAQERQAGAVTAERLSALDADLHALAAEIAALDPTLEGAAERTRTRTTARIAHLQTLATRALARQENDRSGQLTRLKDHLLPNGTPQEREMNFLTYLLKHGETPLKLLLERPAGWRGEVEIP
- a CDS encoding Crp/Fnr family transcriptional regulator gives rise to the protein MLPGVFGVLPADAQAQMVAAGRVGRWARGGLLFHPEDPAETLHLLTRGTVRLYRLGSGAREVTLDVHGAGALLGASTLLHNERYGVYAEAMDDTETLMIGQETLSRLTRTYPPVGVALTEQVTRQTRGVQERLAGLVFLEVSQRLALALLNLAEREGPWPEGGTLALRERVSHQDLAHVVGSTRETITKLLGDFRTRGLLDLGYRRIILTDRTGLQQATREPLR